A segment of the Nitrosopumilus sp. genome:
GGAACTATGGTCAGAGAGTCTATATCTTGTTTTAGACATTTGGGAATCCCATCTTCAATGTATGGCGGTTCTACCTCTAGAAAGCAAAAATCGGTGAAAACATAGTCGCCCTTTGCCTTGATCCCTTGACAAATAATATCTAATTCTTCAGATGCTTCTCTTTCCCTGCTTCCTCTATCAATTAGTAATAATCCACGCTTCAATTCATAATCCTCGCTATTGCTATTGTCAAGTTTGGTGGGAATTTCTGCTTTTCTACTATTAATTGACCTTCAGACACTTTAATTGCAGCAGCTTCTGAAACACTTGCAGTTCCTTCAAATGCTTTTACCGTTTCAGAAGGATTTGGAGCCGAAATTTCGGCTAAATCTTCCCTATTTACATACTCTACTGAAATTCCCATTTCTTTTCCAAGATCTATCAATCCTTGTACATCTTCAGGTTTTTTTATCGACACTAATTTTGCGATTGATTTTGGACTGAGTTTAAATTTTTCCAAGCAAGTATCAATTCCATTTTTTATGGTTTCTTTGGTGGTATCCCAATGTAATCCGATTCCAACTACCAGACTTGGAGGGCGATATATTACGGATTCTTTAGATATTTTGTCGTCAATTGCCTTGTCAGAAATTATTAGATATGCCTTAGAATTTGATTTTTCCAAGTCCTTCATATTTTGATATACTGAAACATTGTTTGGTAATTTTTTACACCATTCTTTTTTCCCTGCTTCTTGAAATATGCCTATTGGCTCTTCATTTACCATGTGCGCACTAATTTTTGTTACAGTAGAATCCTCATCTATCTTCCAATCAAATTCTCTTCCTATAAGGTCAACTGCAATTGTTTTGTTTACATCAGCTGCTGTAGTAATTACAGGTAAAGCTTCCAATTTCTCTGCAATTTCTCTGGTAAGTTCGTTGGCTCCTCCTATGTGTCCCGATAAAACACTGATTACAAAATTTGCTTTGTCGTCAATGACAATAATTGCAGGATCTGTTTTTTTATCTTTCAAATATGGAGCAACTAATCTAATTACTGCCCCCAATGAAAAAATACAGATTAATGCATGGTTATTATTAAAAAATT
Coding sequences within it:
- a CDS encoding precorrin-3B C(17)-methyltransferase; this encodes MEKTSVLAITKNGINIGKNLKKLFPNWDIFAPSKLTTEATSITWYSEPTTEKIIEFFNNNHALICIFSLGAVIRLVAPYLKDKKTDPAIIVIDDKANFVISVLSGHIGGANELTREIAEKLEALPVITTAADVNKTIAVDLIGREFDWKIDEDSTVTKISAHMVNEEPIGIFQEAGKKEWCKKLPNNVSVYQNMKDLEKSNSKAYLIISDKAIDDKISKESVIYRPPSLVVGIGLHWDTTKETIKNGIDTCLEKFKLSPKSIAKLVSIKKPEDVQGLIDLGKEMGISVEYVNREDLAEISAPNPSETVKAFEGTASVSEAAAIKVSEGQLIVEKQKFPPNLTIAIARIMN